The Nicotiana tabacum cultivar K326 chromosome 14, ASM71507v2, whole genome shotgun sequence genome contains a region encoding:
- the LOC107797357 gene encoding serine/threonine-protein phosphatase 7 long form homolog, with protein sequence MEVPPVHPGPASLERLLIQANHRSSYIWDGQCLSQTFCPRSIDDMWEFIRDHPLHPCIVRRLQDTGFYRIIEIGRSQFHWALITAMIERWRPETHTFHLPIGEATITVEDVEVLFRLLVYGLPVAYLHALRDYRGLYYLHAHRFPASRGDYIEWGQSFASGGDGCGDYG encoded by the coding sequence ATGGAAGTTCCCCCTGTGCATCCCGGACCTGCATCTCTAGAACGACTATTGATACAGGCCAACCATAGGTCTTCATACATATGGGATGGGCAGTGTTTGTCCCAGACATTCTGCCCCAGAAGTATAGACGATATGTGGGAGTTCATTAGGGACCACCCACTACATCCCTGTATAGTTAGACGCCTTCAGGATACGGGTTTCTACAGGATCATAGAGATCGGTCGGTCGCAGTTCCATTGGGCGTTGATCACGGctatgatagagcggtggcgaccagaGACGCACACATTTCATCTACCCATCGGCGAGGCTACCATCACGGTTGAGGACGTGGAGGTTCTCTTCAGGCTACTGGTTTATGGATTACCTGTAGCTTACCTGCATGCTCTTAGAGACTATAGAGGATTGTATTACCTGCATGCTCATCGGTTTCCAGCCAGCAGAGGAGACTACATTGAGTGGGGCCAGTCGTTTGCATCTGGAGGCGATGGATGCGGAGATTACGGATGA